Within the Emticicia oligotrophica DSM 17448 genome, the region TACTTGTTATGGAGGACATTCTATGCAAACTGAAATTCAGAATTTAAGTTCTCCACCTGCCTTATTGATAGGAACACCTGGAAGAATAGCCGACCACATCGAACGTAATACTTTTAGTTTAGATAATATTGAAACGTTGATTTTAGATGAATTTGATAAATCACTTGAACTAGGTTTTCATGAGCAAATGTTGTTTATCATAAATCATCTAAGACGCCTAAAAAAGAAAATTTTAGTATCGGCAACTGCGGGCATTGAAGTACCAGAGTTTGTAGATTTAAAATCGCCCAAAATTTTAGATTTTTTATCGAAAGATTCATCTGTAAATCAACAATTACACCTATGTGAAGTAATTTCACCTGAGAAAGATAAACTCAATACTTTGTTTGATTTATTGTGCATGCTCAACTCCGAAGCTGCACTGGTATTTTGTAATCACAGAGATGCAACCGAACGAACAAGTCAATATTTGAATAGTATGGGTTTGAAAGCAAGCTTTTATCATGGTGGAATGGAGCAAGATGATAGAGAGTTGGCTTTAGTAAAATTTAGAAATGGAAGTGTAAAGTACCTAATCACAACTGATTTGGGTGCAAGAGGGCTTGATATTCCTGAGATGAAGCACGTGATACATTATCATTTGCCATTACAAGAACATGAGTTTATTCACCGTAACGGCCGAACT harbors:
- a CDS encoding DEAD/DEAH box helicase; this translates as MNEQIKSTLDALEIKKVNPMQEAAFENIVAQKEVMLLSPTGSGKTLAFLLPLIQLLKTDEKQVQALILVPSRELALQIEQVWKKMSTGFKVNTCYGGHSMQTEIQNLSSPPALLIGTPGRIADHIERNTFSLDNIETLILDEFDKSLELGFHEQMLFIINHLRRLKKKILVSATAGIEVPEFVDLKSPKILDFLSKDSSVNQQLHLCEVISPEKDKLNTLFDLLCMLNSEAALVFCNHRDATERTSQYLNSMGLKASFYHGGMEQDDRELALVKFRNGSVKYLITTDLGARGLDIPEMKHVIHYHLPLQEHEFIHRNGRTARMHATGTAYVVLAEEENRPHYLAKDIEQINLLGKKTLPQLPDYETLYISGGKKNKINKIDIVGFLSQKGQLEKEDLGLIEVKDFTSFVAVKREKVKVLLQLIRNEKMKGKKYKIEIAR